A stretch of the bacterium SCSIO 12827 genome encodes the following:
- the greA gene encoding transcription elongation factor GreA — MDKLPMTREGLQALEDELKRLKSVDRPAVIQAIAEARAHGDLSENAEYDAARDKQGFIEGRIAELEAAISLAEVIDTSAMAGDTVRFGAWVVLADEDTGKEVTYRIVGQHEADLEKGKISVTSPLARALIGKSAEDSVEVAAPGGSKAYEICEIRYK, encoded by the coding sequence ATGGATAAACTTCCGATGACGCGCGAAGGCCTTCAGGCCCTCGAGGACGAACTCAAGCGCCTGAAGTCCGTGGACCGCCCTGCGGTCATCCAGGCGATTGCCGAGGCGCGGGCCCATGGCGACCTGTCGGAAAACGCCGAGTACGACGCCGCGCGTGACAAGCAGGGCTTCATCGAAGGCCGCATCGCCGAGCTGGAGGCCGCGATCAGCCTGGCCGAGGTCATTGACACCTCGGCCATGGCCGGCGACACCGTGCGGTTCGGCGCCTGGGTGGTTCTTGCCGACGAGGACACGGGCAAGGAAGTCACCTACCGCATCGTCGGGCAGCACGAGGCCGACCTGGAAAAGGGCAAGATTTCCGTGACCTCGCCCCTGGCCCGGGCCTTGATCGGCAAGTCGGCCGAGGATTCTGTCGAGGTTGCCGCCCCCGGCGGCTCCAAAGCCTACGAAATCTGCGAAATCCGCTACAAGTAG
- a CDS encoding metallophosphoesterase family protein: MAATQRPALDLGRLDGPVLLFGGPYSNLQSTRALRAEAARLGIPAGRVICTGDVVAYCGDPDGTLDEIIDWGCHVAMGNCEEALGEGGDDCRCGFEKGSQCDLLSVRWFAHASSRVTPSHKAWMAALPHPITFELGGAKFAVVHGHSRDISEWVFASTPEAEKRVALDDLGVDSVIAGHSGLPFTHVLSDGRLWHNPGVIGVPANDGTPRVWYSVLDPAPGRITIRHLALDYDYEGARASMAREALPDAYRQALKDGLWPNLDVLPTAEAALTDKALAFDPVTWALPEPRVGKVA, encoded by the coding sequence ATGGCCGCGACCCAACGCCCCGCCCTCGACCTCGGTCGTCTTGACGGCCCGGTCCTGCTGTTCGGCGGCCCCTATTCCAACCTGCAGTCAACCCGGGCACTGCGCGCCGAAGCGGCCCGCCTGGGAATCCCGGCGGGCCGGGTGATCTGCACCGGCGACGTGGTCGCCTACTGCGGCGACCCGGACGGAACCCTTGATGAAATCATTGATTGGGGCTGTCATGTCGCCATGGGCAACTGCGAGGAAGCCCTGGGCGAAGGCGGCGACGATTGCCGCTGCGGCTTCGAAAAAGGATCGCAGTGCGACCTTCTGTCTGTGCGCTGGTTCGCCCATGCCAGCAGCCGCGTGACCCCATCCCATAAGGCCTGGATGGCCGCCCTGCCCCATCCCATCACCTTCGAATTGGGCGGTGCCAAATTCGCCGTGGTGCACGGCCATTCGCGGGACATTTCCGAATGGGTGTTCGCCTCGACCCCGGAAGCCGAAAAGCGCGTCGCCCTCGACGACCTGGGCGTGGACAGTGTGATCGCCGGTCATTCCGGCCTGCCGTTCACCCATGTCCTTTCCGATGGGCGCCTGTGGCACAACCCGGGCGTCATCGGCGTGCCCGCCAATGACGGCACGCCCCGGGTCTGGTATTCCGTGCTGGACCCGGCCCCGGGCAGGATCACCATCCGCCATCTGGCATTGGATTACGATTATGAAGGGGCGCGGGCCAGCATGGCGCGGGAAGCCCTGCCCGATGCCTATCGCCAGGCGCTGAAGGATGGGCTATGGCCCAATCTGGACGTTCTGCCGACGGCCGAAGCGGCCCTGACCGACAAGGCGCTGGCGTTCGACCCGGTCACCTGGGCCTTGCCGGAGCCGCGCGTCGGCAAGGTCGCCTGA
- a CDS encoding radical SAM protein: MIQAMLAERPALDTKKFQNPEVTAKGEARAAVALASLRTLWINTGSLCNIECDGCYIESGPKNDRLAYITRDETAAFLDEIARDGLGTQKIGFTGGEPFMNKDMAAMAGDALARGFRVLILTNAMAPMWQKRAAVADLARRHGKALALRVSIDHFTPAGHEAVRGANSWAPMMRGLKWLADLGITLSVAARQPTGETEDQTRTGFARLFTAEGIDLDAHSPRDLVVFPDMDAARDVPEITTACWGILGVDPASIMCATARMVVKRKGADAPVVLPCTLLPYDRRFEMGPTLSDAGGPVHLNHPHCATFCVLGGANCSGGD; the protein is encoded by the coding sequence ATGATTCAGGCGATGCTGGCCGAACGGCCGGCCCTTGATACGAAAAAATTCCAGAACCCGGAGGTCACGGCCAAGGGTGAAGCCCGCGCCGCCGTGGCGCTTGCCAGCCTGCGTACGCTTTGGATCAACACGGGATCGCTCTGCAATATCGAATGCGACGGCTGCTACATCGAAAGCGGGCCGAAGAACGACCGCCTCGCCTATATCACCCGGGACGAGACTGCCGCCTTCCTGGACGAGATCGCCCGGGACGGCCTGGGCACCCAGAAAATCGGCTTCACCGGTGGCGAGCCCTTCATGAACAAGGATATGGCCGCCATGGCCGGGGATGCCCTGGCGCGGGGCTTCCGCGTGTTGATCCTGACCAACGCCATGGCGCCCATGTGGCAAAAACGGGCGGCCGTCGCCGACCTTGCCCGGCGCCACGGAAAAGCCCTGGCATTGCGCGTGTCCATCGACCATTTCACCCCGGCCGGCCACGAAGCGGTCCGAGGGGCGAACAGCTGGGCGCCGATGATGCGCGGCCTGAAATGGCTGGCCGACCTGGGCATCACCCTGTCCGTCGCCGCCCGCCAGCCGACCGGCGAGACGGAAGATCAAACCCGCACGGGATTCGCCCGCCTGTTCACCGCCGAGGGCATCGACCTGGACGCCCACTCACCCCGCGATCTGGTTGTCTTCCCCGACATGGACGCGGCCCGTGACGTGCCGGAAATCACCACTGCCTGCTGGGGCATCCTGGGTGTCGACCCGGCAAGCATCATGTGCGCCACCGCCCGCATGGTGGTGAAGCGCAAGGGCGCCGACGCTCCCGTCGTCCTGCCCTGCACCCTGCTGCCTTATGACCGCCGGTTCGAAATGGGCCCGACCCTGTCCGACGCCGGAGGACCTGTGCATCTGAACCATCCCCATTGCGCCACCTTCTGCGTGCTCGGCGGTGCCAACTGTTCCGGAGGCGACTAA
- the fghA gene encoding S-formylglutathione hydrolase, whose product MEKISENKSFGGLQTVWEHRSDICACPMRFAVYTPPAVVEGTAEGPVPVLWWLSGLTCTEENFTVKSGFQKHAAEHGLMVIAPDTSPRGTDLPGEHDDYDFGSGAGFYVNATRDPWSQHYNMYSYVTEELPDVVFNGIGGGDRDRQGIFGHSMGGHGALVIALRERRTYTSLSAFAPIVAPSVVPWGEKAFAGYLGGDKERWQEYDATELVKSGHFFAGDILIDQGTDDPFLDAQLKPQVFADACAAVDQPCTLRLQDGYDHSYFFIATFMADHIAHHAKALNK is encoded by the coding sequence ATGGAAAAGATATCTGAAAACAAGTCGTTTGGCGGGCTGCAGACGGTCTGGGAACACCGTTCCGACATCTGCGCCTGTCCCATGCGGTTCGCGGTCTACACGCCACCGGCCGTTGTCGAGGGCACGGCCGAGGGGCCGGTGCCGGTATTGTGGTGGCTGTCGGGCCTGACCTGCACGGAAGAGAACTTTACCGTCAAATCCGGGTTCCAGAAGCACGCCGCCGAACACGGCCTGATGGTCATTGCCCCCGACACCAGCCCGCGCGGCACCGACCTGCCCGGCGAACATGACGATTACGATTTCGGATCGGGCGCCGGGTTCTACGTGAACGCGACCCGCGATCCGTGGTCTCAGCACTACAACATGTACAGCTACGTGACCGAGGAACTGCCCGACGTCGTGTTCAACGGCATCGGCGGCGGCGACCGCGACCGCCAGGGCATTTTCGGTCATTCCATGGGTGGCCATGGCGCGTTGGTCATCGCATTGCGCGAACGGCGAACCTATACGTCGCTGTCGGCCTTTGCCCCCATCGTGGCGCCGTCCGTCGTGCCGTGGGGCGAGAAGGCCTTTGCCGGTTATCTTGGCGGCGACAAGGAGCGATGGCAGGAATACGACGCGACCGAACTGGTCAAATCCGGCCATTTCTTCGCCGGTGACATCCTGATCGACCAAGGCACCGACGATCCGTTCCTGGACGCCCAGTTGAAGCCGCAGGTGTTCGCCGACGCCTGCGCCGCCGTGGACCAGCCCTGCACGCTGCGCCTGCAGGACGGCTACGACCATTCCTACTTCTTCATCGCGACCTTCATGGCCGATCACATCGCCCATCACGCCAAGGCGTTGAATAAATAG
- a CDS encoding MaoC family dehydratase, with amino-acid sequence MDALYFEDFMPGRKFHTRGMTLTEAQIMEFAWQWDPQPFHVDAEAASASQFGGIIGSGFQTLLVAFRLWFQENIMNECSMGSPGLDEIRWLLPVRPGDTLHVEAEVLESRASDSKPDRGYTKIKYAVVTHKGDTVMTYVANHIFARHPAGDDRRI; translated from the coding sequence ATGGACGCGCTCTACTTCGAGGATTTCATGCCCGGCCGCAAGTTCCACACCCGCGGCATGACCCTGACCGAGGCCCAGATTATGGAATTCGCCTGGCAATGGGATCCCCAGCCCTTCCATGTCGACGCCGAAGCCGCCAGCGCGAGCCAGTTCGGCGGCATCATCGGCTCCGGATTTCAGACCCTGCTGGTCGCCTTCCGCCTGTGGTTCCAGGAAAACATCATGAACGAATGTTCCATGGGATCGCCGGGACTGGACGAAATCCGCTGGCTTTTGCCGGTGCGCCCGGGCGACACCCTACATGTCGAGGCCGAAGTGCTTGAATCCCGCGCATCCGATTCGAAACCCGACCGCGGCTATACCAAGATCAAATACGCCGTCGTCACCCACAAGGGCGACACGGTGATGACCTATGTCGCCAACCATATCTTCGCCCGCCACCCGGCCGGCGACGACCGGCGCATCTGA
- a CDS encoding tetratricopeptide repeat protein: protein MTRRLIAAGCLAGCLAVGLMAGPATATDADAGTAADGPKQLAYGLHFMKARDYPRAIVHLTEAIRAHALEPERLSDAYYFRGRALVRTQRPELALADFTQAVAFWPKNVKALRVRCRTLTLKGDLPGALSDCDRAVELAPEDWRGWFTRGLLREARRERNLALVDFTASQARMPKGLETFPSVARQLKAYGLLTDDANTEDSTPPLPVWQED, encoded by the coding sequence TTGACGCGCCGCCTGATTGCTGCCGGCTGTCTGGCCGGCTGTCTGGCCGTCGGCCTAATGGCGGGCCCGGCGACCGCCACCGATGCGGATGCCGGTACCGCGGCAGACGGGCCGAAGCAGCTTGCCTACGGCCTGCATTTCATGAAGGCTCGGGACTATCCCCGTGCCATCGTGCATCTGACGGAGGCGATCCGGGCCCACGCATTGGAGCCTGAACGGCTGTCCGACGCCTATTACTTCCGCGGCCGCGCCCTAGTCCGAACCCAACGCCCCGAACTCGCCCTCGCCGATTTCACCCAGGCGGTCGCCTTTTGGCCGAAAAACGTCAAGGCACTGCGCGTGCGCTGCCGGACCCTGACCCTGAAAGGCGATCTGCCGGGGGCCCTCAGCGACTGCGACCGGGCGGTCGAACTCGCGCCCGAAGATTGGCGCGGCTGGTTCACCCGCGGCCTGCTGCGGGAAGCACGCCGCGAACGCAATCTGGCGCTGGTCGATTTCACGGCGTCGCAAGCCCGCATGCCCAAGGGGCTTGAAACCTTTCCCAGCGTCGCCCGCCAGTTGAAGGCCTACGGTCTTCTGACGGACGATGCGAATACCGAGGACAGCACGCCCCCCCTGCCGGTCTGGCAGGAAGACTGA
- a CDS encoding S-(hydroxymethyl)glutathione dehydrogenase/class III alcohol dehydrogenase, protein MQTRAAVALEAGSPLSIETVELDGPKEGECLVEIKATGICHTDEFTLSGADPEGIFPAILGHEGAGVVVDVGPGVSSLKKGDHVIPLYTPECRQCEYCLNPKTNLCQAIRSTQGQGLMPDGTSRFKLNGEDVFHYMGTSTFSNFTVVPEIALAKIREDAPFDKVCYIGCGVTTGIGAVINTAQVEPGSNVVVFGLGGIGLNVLQGAKLVGADMIVGVDLNPAREELARKFGMTHFVNPKDHGDDLVNHLVELTKGGADYSFECIGNTTVMRQALECCHKGWGESIIIGVAGAGQEISTRPFQLVTGRSWRGTAFGGARGRTDVPKIVDWYMDGKINIDDLITHVMPLEDINKGFDLMHEGKSIRSVVTF, encoded by the coding sequence ATGCAGACCCGCGCCGCCGTCGCCCTCGAGGCCGGCTCCCCCCTTTCTATCGAAACCGTCGAATTGGACGGCCCCAAGGAGGGCGAATGCCTGGTCGAAATCAAGGCCACGGGCATCTGCCACACGGACGAATTCACCCTGTCGGGCGCCGATCCGGAAGGTATTTTCCCGGCCATCCTGGGCCATGAGGGTGCCGGCGTGGTGGTCGATGTCGGCCCCGGCGTCTCGTCCCTGAAGAAGGGCGATCATGTTATCCCCCTCTACACGCCCGAATGCCGACAGTGCGAATACTGCCTGAACCCCAAGACCAACCTGTGCCAGGCGATTCGCTCGACCCAGGGCCAGGGTCTGATGCCCGACGGCACTTCGCGGTTCAAGCTGAACGGCGAGGACGTGTTCCACTACATGGGCACCTCGACCTTTTCCAACTTCACCGTGGTGCCGGAAATCGCCCTGGCCAAGATTCGCGAAGACGCCCCCTTCGATAAGGTCTGCTACATCGGCTGTGGCGTGACCACGGGCATCGGCGCCGTTATCAACACGGCCCAGGTGGAACCGGGATCAAACGTGGTCGTGTTCGGGTTGGGCGGTATCGGGCTGAACGTGCTGCAGGGCGCCAAACTGGTCGGCGCGGACATGATCGTCGGCGTCGATCTGAACCCGGCGCGCGAGGAACTGGCCCGCAAGTTCGGCATGACCCATTTCGTCAATCCCAAGGACCATGGCGACGACCTGGTCAACCATCTGGTTGAACTGACCAAGGGTGGGGCCGATTATTCCTTCGAATGCATCGGCAACACCACCGTCATGCGCCAGGCGCTCGAATGCTGCCACAAGGGCTGGGGCGAAAGCATCATCATCGGCGTCGCCGGTGCCGGTCAGGAAATTTCGACCCGCCCGTTCCAGTTGGTCACTGGCCGGTCGTGGCGCGGCACCGCCTTCGGCGGGGCGCGCGGACGCACGGACGTTCCGAAAATCGTCGACTGGTACATGGACGGCAAGATCAACATCGACGATCTGATCACCCACGTCATGCCGTTGGAAGACATCAACAAGGGCTTCGACCTCATGCACGAAGGCAAGAGCATCCGAAGCGTCGTCACTTTTTGA